GCCCGATGTCACTGCCGGCCGAGTTCCACGACATCGCCAAACGCGTCAACAACTGGGGCCGTTGGGGAACCGACGACGAGCGGGGGACTCTCAACCTGATCACGGACGAGGTGGTCAGGGCCGCCGCGGCCACCGTCCGCACCGGCCGCCGCGTCCCCCTCGCGCTTCCGCTCCAGCAGGACGGCATCCAGACCGGCATGATTCCGGGCCGGGTGAACCCCCTGCACACCATGGTCCAGATCAATCAGGAGCTCTTCGGCCCCGGCACCGTCGCCACCAGCGACGACGCCGTGACCATGGGTCTGCAGGCCGCCACCCACTGGGACGCCCTGACCCATGTCTCCCACTCGGGGAAGATCTACAACGGCCGCCCCGCCGACACCATCACCCCGCACGCCCGCGCCCGGTTCAGCGGTATCGACAAGGCCGGGCACATCGTCTCTCGCGGCGTCCTGCTCGACGTGGCGCGCGCGAAGGGGCTCGACCGCCTGCCCGGCGATCACGCCGTCACCCCCGAGGACCTTGACCAGGCCGCGGAGTTCGGCGGGGTGAGCGTGCAGCCCGGCGACATCGTTCTCGTACGGACCGGGCAGATCCAGGTCTGCCTCGGCGGGGACAAGCACGGCTACGCGTACCCGTCCCCGGGCCTCTCGGTCCGTACGCCCGAGTGGTTCCACGCCCACGACGTCGCCGCCGTCGCGAACGACACCCTCACCTTCGAGATCTTCCCGCCGGAGATCGAGAACCTCTGGCTGCCCGTGCACGCCCTCGACCTCGTCGAGATGGGCATGCTGCAGGGCCAGAACTGGAATCTGGAAAAGTTGTCCACAGCCTGTGCAGAAGTGAAGCGGTACGCGTTTCTGCTGTCGGCGATGCCCGAACCGTTCGTCGGCGGTACGGGAACCCCCGTCGCCCCCGTCGCGATCCTCTGAGGCTACGGCGCGGCGACGAAGCCCCGCACCCCCGGCTCGTACGCAACGGTCGGCGCGCCCCTGTCCACCTCGCACCAGATGGACTTGCCCGCACCCTCCGGCTGCCAGCCCCACCGGTCGGCGAGCCCGTCGACCAGTTCGAGCCCGCGGCCGTTGGTGTCCCCGCCCTCGGCGTGGCGCGGCTGCGGCGGGCAGGCGCTGATATCGACGACCTCCACCCGTACCGTCCCGGCCTCAGCCGCTCCCGCGCCGAAGAGCATCCGCAGCACCGCCGGACAGCCGGTGTGGACGACGGCGTTGGTCACGAGCTCCGAGATCAGCAGGATCAGTGTCTCGGCCAGCGGCTCGTCGTCCCCTATCCCGGACCCTTCGAGCCTGGACCGGGCCCACCTCCGAGCTCGTCCCACCTCCGCGGGATCGGGCCCGACCTCCAACTGAACCAGAAGCACCTGCACCGTTCACACCATCCGAACCGGCGGACACATCGCCTCGCGCCTCGACAAGGTCCCCAACAGGGTCACTGAACGTGACTCCCTTGCGAGACAGCATGGTTGACGTACAGTCACCGCAACAAGCGCTTCGGGCATATTCCAGCGCGAAGGAGTACCCGTGGTGCATACTGTGCGACGCACGTTGTGGGGAGTCGAACAGAGGCACGCAGCACGCGTGCACAGGCGGCGAACGGCGCACATTCCGGGGCCCGGAGCCGCCGCACGGGCGACACCGGTGAAGCCCGGTCTCGGAACCACTCGCATCCCACGGAGCGTACCGGAGCGTCACCCCGACTCCGGGCCGTGACGAGTCGTCCGAAGGACACAACCCGGTATCGACAATCGGTGACGCTTCAGAGTGCTGAGGCCAAGGCATCGGCCTGGATCTCCTCCGACTCGGCCGCGGTGAGCCACATCTGCGCCCGCAGCCAGGCCCGCTTGAGATGCAGATGGACATCCGCCTCCCAGGTGAAGCCCATACCGCCGTACACCTGGAGGCAGTCGCGCGCATTGCGTACGGCCGCCTCGTCGGCGAGCAGCTTGGCGCCGGCGATCTCGGTGAGGTCCCCGGTGACCGCGGCCGCGTAGACGGCGCTGCGGGCGACCTCCGTGCGTACGAGCATCTGGGCACACAGATGCTTGACTGCCTGGAAGCCGCCGACGGGCTGTCCGAACTGCTGCCGCTCCTTGGCGTATTGGACGGCCGCCTCGGTGGTGCGCGCGGCGCTGCCGAGCTGTTCGGCAGCGGTCAGCAGCGTGCCGTCCGGGTGCGGTGGCGCCGTGGGAATGTCCGGCGACGACCGGTGCACCGGGGTGAGCGGGTCCATGGACCGGACCGCCCTGGCCGAGGGGAGGTCCTTGGGGTACCTGACCCGCCACGACCTGTCGTACAGCACCAGCGCCACATCGGCGTCGGCGAAGTGCGGGATGTGGCCGCGCAGTTGAGTGGCGCAGGTGACCACCGTGCCGCCCTCCGCCGCGCCCGGCACGATCCCCGCCGCCAGATGCGTCGCCACCAGCGGCCCGTTCAGCAGCGCCCGGCCCGCCTCCTCGAAGGCGAGGACCGCCTCGGGCAGTCCGAGCCCGACGCCGCCCTCCGCTTCCGGGAGCCGCAGCGCGAAGAAGCCGGCCTCGCCGAGCTGCCGCCACAGCTCCCGGTCGACCGTGCCCTCCCGGTCCACGGCCGCCCGGAGCGCGTCGCGGCCGAAGCGGCCCGCCAGCAGCTCCCGTACGCCGCTTCGCAGAGCACGCTGGTCGCCGGTCAGCCGGAAGTCCATCAGCGCCCTTTCGGGAGGCCGAGGATCCGCTCGGCGACGATGTTCTGCTGGATCTGCGAGGTGCCCGCGGCGATGGTGTACGAGAGCGAGGAGAGCCGGTCCGCCGTCCACTCGTGGTCGAGGTCCACGGCGTCGGGTCCGAGCACCTCGGCGGCGGCCTCGTACAGCTCCTGGCGCGCGTGCGAGTAGCGGAGCTTGAAGACCGAGCCGCCGATGCCGGGTACGCCGCCGGTGCTCTGCGACTCGCTGACGTTCCACTGGGTGAGCCGCCACAGGGCACTGAACTCCGCGTTCAGCCGCCCCAGTCTCCGCCGCAGCACCGGATCGTCCCAGCGGCCGTTCCGCCGGGCCGTACGGGCCAGTTCGCCCAGCGTGCGGCGGCAGGCGACGACCTCGCCGACGAATGCCGTGCCGCGCTCGAAGGAGAGGGTGACCATGGTGACGCGCCAGCCGTCGTTCTCCTCGCCGACGCGGTTCGCGACCGGGACGCGGACCTCGTCGAGGAACATCTCGGCGAACTCCGCCGACCCGGCGAGCGTGCGCAGCGGGCGCACGGTGACCCCGGGCGCGTCCATGGGCATCGCCAGCCAGGAGATCCCGCGGTGCTTGGGCGCCCCGGGGTCCGTCCGTACGAGCAGCTCGCACCAGTCGGCGACCTCGGCGTGCGAGGTCCAGATCTTGGCGCCGCTGATCACGTACGAGTCCCCGTCCCGGACGGCCTTCGTACGCAGCGACGCCAGGTCCGAGCCGGCGTCCGGCTCGCTGAAGCCCTGGCACCAGACCTCGTCGCCGCGCAGCACGGGCGGCAGCCAGCGGGCGCGCTGTTCGGCCGTGCCCTCCGCGGCGATGGTGGGACCGGCGTGCAGCAGACCCACGAAGTTCGCGCCCACGTACGGCGCCCCGGCCCGCTCCGTCTCCTCCAGGTAGATCAGATGCTGGGTCGGGGTCGCTCCCTGCCCGCCCGCGTCGACGGGCCAGTGCAGGCCCGCGTACCCGGCGTCGTACAGCATCCGCTGCCAGGCCGTGTCGTACGCCCGGCGGCCCGGCCAGTCCAGCGGGTCGGGCTTCGGCGGCAGTTCGGGCAGCGACACGGCGAGCCACGCGCGCAGCCGCGCCCGGAAGGCCTCTTCCTCCTCCGTGTACGTGAGGTCCACTACCGGTCCAGGTCCCGGCCCGGTTCCCGGCCCAGGTCCCGGTCCAGATCCAGGCCGAGCATCCGGATTGCGTTGCCGCGCATCAGCTTGTAGACCGTCTCGTCGTCGAGGCCCTTGACGTGGTCGAGGGCGACTTCCTTGGTGTGCGGGAAGGTCGAGTCGACGTGCGGATAGTCGGTCTCGAAGGTGGCGTTGTCGCGTCCGACGACATCCAGCGAGGCCACGCCGTGCTTGTCGCGGAAGAAGCAGCAGAACATCTGCCGGTAGTAGTACGTCGAGGGCGGCTCGGGGATCAGATCGCGCACCCCGCCCCAGGCCCGGTGCTCCTCCCACACATCGTCGGCGCGCTCCAGGGCGTACGGGATCCAGCCCATCTGGCCCTCGCTGTACGCCAGCTTCAGCGTCGGGAACTTCACCAGCACGCCGGAGAAGAGGAAGTCCATCATCGAGGCCATCGCGTTGTTGAAGGACAGCGAGGCCTGGACGGCGGGCGGCGCGTCCGGCGATGCGGCGGGCATCTGGGAGGACGAGCCGATGTGCATGTTCACGACCGTGCCGGTCTCCTGGCAGATCGCGAAGAACGGGTCCCAGTACCCGGTGTGGATCGACGGCAGCCCGAGATGGGTGGGGATCTCGGAGAAGGTCACCGCCCTCACCCCGCGCGCCGCGTTCCGCTTGATCTCGGCGACCGCCAGGTCGATGTCCCAGAGCGGGATGACGCACAGCGGGATCAGCCGGCCGCCGCTGTCCCCGCACCACTCCTCCACCATCCAGTCGTTGTAGGCGCGTACGCAGGCAAGGGCGACCTCCTTGTCGTGCGCCTCGGCGAAGGTCTGCCCGCAAAAGCGCGGGAAGGTGGGGAAGCAGAGGCTCGCCTCCACGTGGTTGAGGTCCATGTCGGCGAGGCGCGCCCCGGGGTCCCAGCAGCCGCGCCGCATCTCCGCGCGGGTGATGCCCTCGAGGGTCATGTCGTCGCGGTCGAAGCCGACGGCGGCGATGTTGCGCTTGTACGGGAACTTGAGGTCCTCGTAGATCCACCAGTCGGTCGGCGGCCCGTCCGGGTCCATGGTGATGACGTACTTGCCGCCGGTGTAGGCGAGTTCGCCGATGCCGGCGGTGAGCGGCTGGGGGCCGCGCTCGCGGTACTTCGCGGGCAGCCAGGTCTCGAAGAGGTGCGCCGGTTCGATCACGTGGTCGTCGACGCTGACGATCCGAGGAAGCTCTTTCATGGGTGTCCCCTCCGAGTGCTGCCGCTGATACTGCCGACCTGTTTCCGTTGAGCCGCTGTTTCCGTTGAGCCGCTGTTTCCGTCGACCGTTTCTGATGGTCCGTCAGAAATCAGGCTAGCCCCGCACCCCTGGACCGACAAGGCGGTGAGCCCTACGCTCTCGACACGATCTGACTACCCGTCAGCTATGGCAGCCACGAGGGAGCTCGGGCATGAACGAGACCGCACACGCACTGGGCGCCTCCCGCACCCTCTGGGAGCTCGTCGAACTCCGCGCCGGGCTCACCCCGGACCGTCCCGTACTGCTCCAGGACGACCGCAGCCTCACCTTCGGCGCGCTGCGGGACCGCTCCGAGCGGGTGGCGGCAGGACTGTACGAACTCGGGGTGCGGCCCGGCACGGTGGTCGCCTGGCAGCTGCCCACCCGGATCGAGACAGCGCTGCTCTCCTTCGCCCTCGCCCGCATCGGAGCCGTACAGACGCCGATCATCCCCTTCTACCGGGACCGCGAGGTGGGCTTCGCGCTACGGGAGTCCAAGGCCGCGTTCTTCGCCGTACCGGGGACCTGGCGCGGCTTCGACCACGCGGGCATGGCGCACCGGCTCGCACTGGAGCTCCCGGAGCCGCCGCTGGTCTTCGAGGCGTACGACACCCTGCCCGACGGCGACCCGGCCGTACTGCCTCCGCCGCCCCTGACCGGGAGGGACGTGCGGTGGATCTACTGGACCTCGGGCACCACATCGGACCCCAAGGGCGTGCTGCACACCGACCGTTCGCTGATCGCGGGCGGCTCCTGCCTCGCGCACGCGCTGCGTCTGTCGTCCGACGACGTCGGCTCGATGGCGTTCCCCTTCGCCCACATCGCCGGGCCCGACTACACGGTGATGCTGCTGCTGTACGGATTCCCGGCGGTGATGTTCGAGCAGTTCGCGCTGCCCGACGCGCTGGAGGGCTACCGCAGGCACGGTGTGACGGTCGCGGGCGGCTCCACCGCCTTCTACTCGATGTTCCTCACCGAGCAGCGCAAAGCGCCGGAGCGGCCGCTGATACCCAGCCTGCGGCTGCTGGCCGGGGGCGGGGCGCCCAAGCCGCCGGAGATCTATCACGCCGTGGTACGCGAGATGGGCTGCCAGCTCACCCACGGCTACGGCATGACCGAGGTCCCGATGATCACCATGGGCGCGCCCGACGACACCGTGCGGAACCTCGCCACGACCGAGGGGCGGCCGCCCGAGGGCATGGAGATACGCATCGTGGACGGCGAGGTGCGGCTGCGCGGGGAAGCCGTCTGCCAGGGCTACCTGGATCCCGCCCAGACCGCGGCCGCCTTCGACGGCGAGGGCTTCTTCGTCACCGGGGATCTGGGGCATGTCACCGAGTCCGGTCACCTCGTCCTCACCGGCCGCATCAAGGACGTCATCATCCGCAAGGGCGAGAACATCTCCGCGAAGGAGATCGAGGACCTCCTGCACGCGCATCCCGCCGTCGCGGACGTGGCGGTGATCGGCCTGCCGGACGCGGAGCGCGGCGAGCGGGTGTGCGCGGTGGTGGAACAGCCCGAGGGCGCACAGGAGTTGAGCCTCGGCGTGGTCACAGCGTATCTGCGCGGCCTGGGCCTGTCGGTGCACAAACTGCCGGAGCAGCTGGAGGTGGTGGAGGGACTGCCGCGGAACGAGACGCTGCGGAAGGTGCTCAAGTACAAGCTGCGGGAACGGTATTCGTGAGCCCGCCGTCTCGTGCCGGAGTGGCAGCCCTCCGCAGCCGCTACCTGCGCGTGCGGTTGTGCGGCCGGGAGAGGGCTCGCGCGATATTTGACTAATCCGAGCCGGCAAGGCTCTGCGGCGGGTCCAGGGAGCGCCGCGCCCGGCTGATCACACGATGCGCCTCGGGCCCGTGGACGGCAGACTCCCGGAGTGTGTCCCACACCCGCTGGTAGAGGGCGATGCTCTCCGCATCGTCCAACCACAGCTCCGCGTGCCAGTCCTCGGTGATGGCCAATCTGTCGTCCAGTATCCAGAAGCCGTTGGCAGGGGGAATCTTCAGCGGTGCGGACAGGGGGACGATCATCAACTTCACCGTGTCCAGACCGATCAGCCCGGCCAGCCTGTCGAGCTGTGCCGCAAGCACGGAAGGCGGACAGATCACGGAACGCAGCGCCGCCTCCGAGACGAGCACCTCGAACCGCTTGCCCGGGTCGTAAAGGAATTCCTGCCGCCGCAGTCGGCCGCGCACGGCCTCTTCGGTATCGCGTTCCGACTGCATCAACTGGGCATACCGTGTGAAGACCGCGCGCGCGTAGTCCGCGGTCTGCAAGACGCCGGGGATCATCGCGCTCTCCCACACCCGGGTCACCGTGGTGCGGGCCGACTCCGCGTACCACGTGTCCTGTACCGGCCGGTGTCCGGACGCCAGCTGCCGACGCCAGGAGCGGATGTGCGACTCAAAGCCTCGCAGCCGCGCCAGCAACTCACCCTCGATGTCGGGCTGTCCGGTGGCCACTGCCCATTGCGCCAGATCTTCGGGCGCGGCGGTCTGCTGGCCGAGTTCCAGCTTGGAGACCTTGGACTGCGCCCAGCCCAGCCGCGAAGCCAGCTGCGTTCCGGTGAGCCGGCCACCGGGAGAGGACAGGCGGAGCTCACGAAGCCGCGCTCCGAGCGCCACTCTCGCCTGCTGGTAGTCGGTACTCACCGGTCCACGCTCTCCTACTTCGCTGTGCGCAACTGCTCTGCGAACCGATCAGAGGGCACGGCGTGGTGCATCGCCGCGTCCCGCACCTGTGAGTACCGGACGACCTCAGCCGGCTCGGTGATCAGCTCGACGTGCAGCAGGTTGTCGTCGCTGTCGAAAATGAGCAGGGCCACCAGCCGGGAGTCGAAGATCCAGAAGTCCTCGTTCGGCAGCCGCAGCCGCTCCGCGTCCGCCCGCCACAGGTTGCGCATGTCCTCGCCGGTGGCCGCGTTCCGCTGAGCGTTGTCCATCAGGTACAGCTGCCCCGTGGTGGGTGGGTTGTCCAGGATGCGCACCCGGCCAACGGTCTTACCCGCTCCGGTCTGACGGCGCATGTTGCTGCACCACTCGTCGTCCAGGTCCCATTCGACCGGCTCGCCCCTCACGAACTGCGCGTACGTCTCGGTCTCCGCGTCGGACCCGTATGCCCGTCGCGTTTCCAGCCTCCATGCCGTGTGCTTGAACGTCTCGAAGAGCCTGCCGAATTCGTCCACGCTGATGATCGTCGCCTGTCGCTGGGTGGCACTCTTGGGAGCCCAGTCCTCAAGCACTGCGCGCGGGACCACGATGACCTGCTCTCCCTCCGAGAGGTGCTGAAGCTGGGCAATGTCCTCGGGGTTCGTGAGCGGGGGGCCGTGCACGATGACCTCCCCCGTGTCCAGGTCTTCGTGCACGGACGGACATCCGCCGTTGCCGGACCCGGTTCCGTTGAACCGCAGCCTGCGCGTCATTGTCGTCTCCCTCGCGCTGAGTGGTGTCCATTCAGCATTGCCGCGTCCCACTGCCCTGGACACCGACTTCAGGAGAATACCCAGGAAAACTAAGTGAGTTGACGAGAATATTTGCGAAAACTGCATCCCTGGCCAGGTTGGTGATCCTTAGCGTTTCGGGCCATGACGACCATGAGCGGGCCCGTGCACCTCAACACGCCTCTGCTGGAGCCGGCGCCAGTGGGCGGCTGCGACGTGTGCGCGGCGCTGGCCCGTCAGCGTGAGGAAAACCGCCGCACGGGCGATATGTCGGCCGTCTCGGACGCGAACATCGAGATCCGGCGGCACAGTGGTCCGGAGCACCGGCGGCGCACGTGACCCCGCCCGCCCCGCCGCCAGAGCAGGACGGCCCGTACACCGACTCCCCTTCGGGATGGTGGTCGGCGTACAGCGGCGCGCTGGATGTGGCCTCCGGGGTCGTCTACCTGCCTCCCACGGCCGACCTCCCCCCGTGCCCATTCCCCTGCGAGCGGTGCCGGGTACGGGGGAAGCAGTGACCGAGACTTGCCTGCCCACCTGGCTGATTCGAATATTCAAAGCACAGTGGACGCACCCGAGTTGGCCTGCGGGGCACAAGCGGCCATTGCCCGCCGCGCGCAATCATTTGCCCGCCGGCGTGAAATCCGGCCTCGCCGGCGAAACTCAGCCCCTCCGGCGTTTGAGGAGCGGGGCTTGGGGCGGAGCCCCAACAAGGGCCCCGCCTGCGTTTGAGGCGCGGGGGTCCGGGGGCAGAGCCCCCGGGTAAGGCCTACGGCTCGGGCGTCACGTAGTACGAGGCGAACGCCGCGAGGATCTCCTCCTCCGTGATCCTGCCGTCACCGTCCGCGTCCAGCGCCTTCCCCACCTTGACCGCGAGACCGGGATCCACCCCCAGGACCCGCAGCACCCGCTCGGCCGCGGACGGGGTCACGCCCCCGCCGTCCTCGTCGGCGATGGCGATCACGGCATGGAGAAAGGGGCGGGCGATCTCGGCGAATCGCTGGGGATTGTCGCGCAGTCTCTTCACCGCACCCGTGATGAACTCCTGGCGGGTGACCCGCTGGTCCCCGTCCACATCGGCGATTCCGGCCATGCCCTGCCAGAACGCCTCCGCGCCGCTGTACAGGGCCTGGCCCTTGTCGCAGCGTGCGGCTGTGGAGAACTCGGCCAACAGTGCGGCCGCGGCCCCGCTGAAGTCCTCACGGTCGATATAGCCATTGCCGTCCTGGTCGAAGGCGGCGAAGCGGGAAGCGATCTTGCGCTCGTACTCTGCGCTGTCCATGCGGCCGAGGGTACGACTCCGGGCGCTGACGCGTGCAAGTACTGCGCCAAGTCTCCGCAATTACGCGGAGAGGGGCTCCGCCTCGTCGTCGACGGCCGCGCCCGCGTCCGCGTACACCTCGAAGAGCCGGCGCACCCCGAGCGCGGCCAGGACCCGGTTGACGTGCGAGCCGTCCCCCGCGCCCCGGGCAGGGAGTATCAGCCGCAGCCTGCCCCGGCAGGAGCGCAGCAGCCGGCGGGCGGCGATCAGCACGCCGACGCCGCTGGAGTCGCAGAAGAGCACTTCGGAGAGGTCGAGCACGAGATCGCGGCGGCCGGCGGCGACCGCGCCATGGACGTGCTGGCGGACCACGGGCGAGGACACGAGGTCCAGCTCGCCGCGGACGTGCAGCACGGTCCACACGCCCTGCCGGGTCTCGTCCACCTTGAGCATCACGACCGGACCTCTCCTCCTGCCGATCCGGGGACGCGGCTGCCGACAAGCGGCCGCGAAGATCCGGAAGCTGTGGTTCCTTCGCGACTGCCCCGCCGCCCTCCCATGAAACACGATGCTCACAGCCGTCTCCGGGCGGTCCGCCTCCTATCATCCCGGCCACTCCGAGGGGCGCACTTGCCGCAAAGGGGCGTGCGTCCGGGGCCGCGCGCACTACATTCGAAGAGGCGGCAGGCACAGGGGCAAGCTTGGGGGCCGTATGGCAAAGGACACACCACCGCGCCGGGACCGCAAGATGCAGCAGCGGCTCGCGCGGGGAGAGGCCGCTGCGCTCGGGGAGCTGTACGACAGGTTCGCCGCGCTCGTGCACAGCCTCGCCCACCGGGTGCTCGACGACGACGCGGCGGCCGACCAGGTCACCCGCGAGGTCTTCGGCTACATCTGGGAGAACCCCGACGCGTACGACCCCAAGCAGGGCTCCATGCGCTCCTGGGTGGCCAGGCTCACCAACAGCCAGGCCGTGTACCGGCTGCGCCAGACCGAGGCCGCCGCGCTCGCCCTGGGCGGCGAGGGCACCACGGAGGAGCTGGAGCAGAAAGTGCGCAGGGCGGCGGTCGCCGCCCGCGCCGACTACATCGTGACCTCGATGCCCGCGCCCCTGCGGGCCGCGCTGGAGCTCGCGTACTTCCAGCGCAGGGACTACCGCCAGACCGCCGCCGACCTCGGCGTCACCGAGGACGAGGCCAGGCGCCGGCTGCGGCTGGGGCTCCAGCTGCTGTCCACCGCCAATACGCGCCCGCTGGAGGGCTCCTCCCCGCCCGGATACGGACGTTCCCTGTGAGCGGGCCGCTGGACGGCGGCCGGGGCGACGACGGCCACGACGGCCACGACGAGGTACGGGGCGTGCCGCGCATACCTGGACCGCGCTCGGCGGCGGACGATCTGAATCCGGCCGCGCACCGGGGCCCGGCCCCGGGCTCGGTCCCGATTCCGCCGCCGCCCGCGAAGGCCGACGAACCCGCGGCCAGTGCCGAGGTCTATCGGGAGACGCCGTCCCACAGTGTGCTGAAGTCGCTGCTCGGCGCCTGGGCGCTGTCCGCCTGCTCCACCGAGGAGACCGCGGCCGTCGAGGCACACCTCGGCGACTGCGCGCCCTGTGCGGAAGAGGCCCTGCGGCTGCGCGACGCCGTCGCCCTGCTGCACACCGACCGTGATCTGGACCTCGACCCGCTGCTGCGCTTCCGGGTGCTGGAGAACTGCCTGGGCCGCAGGCCCGCCCGTATCCCGGTGCCCACCTGGGCGAATCCGTACGACGCCGAGTCAGCGCGGCTCGACGCACTGCTGCGGGACATCGGCGACGCGGAGTGGCATGCGCCGGTACGTCTCAAGTGGTTCGAGGGCGAACGGCAGGTGAGCCGCAGAACGACCGTCGCCGGCGTCATGGGGCATCTGATGAGCGTCGACGGGCTGGTCGCAAGCGCGCTCGGGCTGGACGATCCCCTCGGGCCGGACGCGCCGAGCGCGCCCACGGAACGCACGGAGGCGTTCTGGCGGACGGCGGACCTGCCGCCGACCCGCACGATCCGCGAGCCGTGGCGCGACCAGAGCCACACACTGATCCGTACGGTCTCCTTCGCGGGCCGCGGAGTCGCCGAACTGTCCGTTTCGTACGGCGACTTCGCCCTTCCGCTGCGGGACTCCATGCTGGACCGCGCCTTCGAGTGCTGGATGCACGCGGGCGACATCGCGAATGCGGTGGACTATCCGTACGAGCCGCCGAGCGGATCGCATCTGCACCGGATGATCGACCTGGCGGCCAGACTGCTGCCCGCCGCGCTCGCGGACCGCAGGCGCGCGGGCCTCGCCGGACCCGCCAGACATCTCGTCCAGGCGGGCGCGCCTGGACGGTCACTGCATCTGGAGGTCGAGGGCTCGGGCGGCGGGAACTGGTACATCGCCCTGGACTCACCGGCCGCGGTCGGCTCGGCGGACCGGTCGGTGGCTCAAGTGGCGCTGGACGGCGTGGAGTTCTGCCGTCTGGTGGCGGGCCATGTCTCACCGGAGGAGGCAGCGGCGGGCCAGGACGGGGACCGGGAGGCGATCCGGGACGTGCTGTTCGCGGCGGCGTCGCTGAGCAGGCTGTAGCCCGGGACCTCTGCGCCCCTGTCTAGCCGAAGACGACGGTGCGGCGGCCGTTCAGCAGGATCCGGTGCTCGGCATGCCACTTCACCGCGCGCGCCAGCGCCCGGCACTCCACATCGCGGCCGACCGCGACCAGCTGCTCGGGGGTGACCTCGTGGCCGACCCGTTCGACCTCCTGCTCGATGATCGGGCCCTCGTCGAGGTCGGCCGTCACATAGTGCGCCGTCGCGCCGATCAGCTTCACGCCCCGGTCGTGCGCCTGGTGGTACGGCTTCGCGCCCTTGAAGCTCGGCAGGAAGGAGTGGTGGATATTGATGATCCGGCCGCTCAGCTGCTTGCACAGATCGTCCGAGATCACCTGCATATAGCGGGCGAGCACCACCAGCTCGACATTCTCGGTGCGCACCAGCTCGAGCACCTGCGCCTCGGCGGCGGCCTTCGTGTCCTTGGTGACCGGAATGTGATGGAAGGGGATGTCGTACGAGGCGACGAGCTCGGCGAAGTCCGTGTGGTTGGAGACGACCGCCGCGATCTCGACCGGCAGCGCGCCGGTCCTGGAGCGGAAGAGCAGGTCGTTCAGGCAGTGCCCGAACTTGCTGACCATCAGGATGATCCGCATCGGCTCGTCGGCGAGGTGGATCTGCCAGTCCATCCGGAAGGCGTCCCCGACGGCGGCGAAGCCGGCCTGGAGCTTCTCCACGGTCACCGGCGCCTCCGCCGAGAAGTGGACCCGCATGAAGAACAGACCCGTGCCCCGGTCCCCGAACTGCTGACTGTCCTCGATGTTGCAGCCGGTGATGAAGAGATAACTCGACACGGCGTGCACGATGCCCTGTCTGTCCGGGCAGGAGAGCGTCAGGACGTACTGGTCGGTCATCCTCGTAGCCTGCCATATCCGCCGGTCCCGGCCGGACCTCGTCCGTCAGGCGGACCCGGACGGACCCAGAGGGACCCAGAGGGACCTGGGCGGGCTCAGGCGGTCCGGGTCATGATGCGCAGAACATCCAGCGAGCGCGGCGGGGTGTCCGGGTCCTCGCCGTCGCTGTCCGCCAGCCGTACGTGTGCCTCGCGGGCGGCCCGTACGGCCTCCGGCCAGCCATGGTGTTCCAGATAGGCGGAGACGGGAGCGTCGGCGCCCACCTGGTGCATGATCCGCAGCACGCGCAGGACGGCGACA
The Streptomyces lunaelactis genome window above contains:
- a CDS encoding helix-turn-helix domain-containing protein, with protein sequence MSTDYQQARVALGARLRELRLSSPGGRLTGTQLASRLGWAQSKVSKLELGQQTAAPEDLAQWAVATGQPDIEGELLARLRGFESHIRSWRRQLASGHRPVQDTWYAESARTTVTRVWESAMIPGVLQTADYARAVFTRYAQLMQSERDTEEAVRGRLRRQEFLYDPGKRFEVLVSEAALRSVICPPSVLAAQLDRLAGLIGLDTVKLMIVPLSAPLKIPPANGFWILDDRLAITEDWHAELWLDDAESIALYQRVWDTLRESAVHGPEAHRVISRARRSLDPPQSLAGSD
- a CDS encoding DUF6879 family protein, which encodes MTRRLRFNGTGSGNGGCPSVHEDLDTGEVIVHGPPLTNPEDIAQLQHLSEGEQVIVVPRAVLEDWAPKSATQRQATIISVDEFGRLFETFKHTAWRLETRRAYGSDAETETYAQFVRGEPVEWDLDDEWCSNMRRQTGAGKTVGRVRILDNPPTTGQLYLMDNAQRNAATGEDMRNLWRADAERLRLPNEDFWIFDSRLVALLIFDSDDNLLHVELITEPAEVVRYSQVRDAAMHHAVPSDRFAEQLRTAK
- a CDS encoding EF-hand domain-containing protein codes for the protein MDSAEYERKIASRFAAFDQDGNGYIDREDFSGAAAALLAEFSTAARCDKGQALYSGAEAFWQGMAGIADVDGDQRVTRQEFITGAVKRLRDNPQRFAEIARPFLHAVIAIADEDGGGVTPSAAERVLRVLGVDPGLAVKVGKALDADGDGRITEEEILAAFASYYVTPEP
- a CDS encoding STAS domain-containing protein, which translates into the protein MMLKVDETRQGVWTVLHVRGELDLVSSPVVRQHVHGAVAAGRRDLVLDLSEVLFCDSSGVGVLIAARRLLRSCRGRLRLILPARGAGDGSHVNRVLAALGVRRLFEVYADAGAAVDDEAEPLSA
- a CDS encoding sigma-70 family RNA polymerase sigma factor, which produces MAKDTPPRRDRKMQQRLARGEAAALGELYDRFAALVHSLAHRVLDDDAAADQVTREVFGYIWENPDAYDPKQGSMRSWVARLTNSQAVYRLRQTEAAALALGGEGTTEELEQKVRRAAVAARADYIVTSMPAPLRAALELAYFQRRDYRQTAADLGVTEDEARRRLRLGLQLLSTANTRPLEGSSPPGYGRSL
- a CDS encoding maleylpyruvate isomerase N-terminal domain-containing protein; this encodes MSGPLDGGRGDDGHDGHDEVRGVPRIPGPRSAADDLNPAAHRGPAPGSVPIPPPPAKADEPAASAEVYRETPSHSVLKSLLGAWALSACSTEETAAVEAHLGDCAPCAEEALRLRDAVALLHTDRDLDLDPLLRFRVLENCLGRRPARIPVPTWANPYDAESARLDALLRDIGDAEWHAPVRLKWFEGERQVSRRTTVAGVMGHLMSVDGLVASALGLDDPLGPDAPSAPTERTEAFWRTADLPPTRTIREPWRDQSHTLIRTVSFAGRGVAELSVSYGDFALPLRDSMLDRAFECWMHAGDIANAVDYPYEPPSGSHLHRMIDLAARLLPAALADRRRAGLAGPARHLVQAGAPGRSLHLEVEGSGGGNWYIALDSPAAVGSADRSVAQVALDGVEFCRLVAGHVSPEEAAAGQDGDREAIRDVLFAAASLSRL
- the purU gene encoding formyltetrahydrofolate deformylase encodes the protein MTDQYVLTLSCPDRQGIVHAVSSYLFITGCNIEDSQQFGDRGTGLFFMRVHFSAEAPVTVEKLQAGFAAVGDAFRMDWQIHLADEPMRIILMVSKFGHCLNDLLFRSRTGALPVEIAAVVSNHTDFAELVASYDIPFHHIPVTKDTKAAAEAQVLELVRTENVELVVLARYMQVISDDLCKQLSGRIINIHHSFLPSFKGAKPYHQAHDRGVKLIGATAHYVTADLDEGPIIEQEVERVGHEVTPEQLVAVGRDVECRALARAVKWHAEHRILLNGRRTVVFG